TCCTCAACAATATTCATGCATTTTAGCATGCACACAGACGCACATGCAAGCAAATGTCTCTCCACTGAGATTCCCATAAAAATGGCCGAGTTCAGAAAGTCCAGATGCTCATAATAACTGGCTATACCCAAAACTTGCAAGCTAACAAGACCATTAAGACAACCCAAAAGCCCATTAAAAAAGGCCATATTCATTAACAAGCTCTACATGATTTACTAATCTGAAAAGCAGATCTGAGAAGAGAGAAGCACTCAGGTCTATCTGGAAGTGCAAAGAACAGTTCCCTAAAATTCCGTTTTGTTGAAACCACTCTCTCCCACTGTTTGTTTATGAATGATACATGGATAGCCCCATTCACGGATACAATTATCAAGAGGGATATCAATTGCAATTCGGCAGCTCACATGCTGGCAACTGACATAGACCTAGGAAGTGGGTTTTGAAAACATGACTTCCCCTGCTTCATAAAGGCCTAAAGAAATCCTAATCTTTTCTATTTGATCAAATAtgaccatttttttcttttaaaatcacTTAAACAGTCAATTACAATGTCACAGCCCACATGCTCGCAACTGACTTAGACCTAGGGATTGGGTTTTGAAGACATGACTTTCTCTGCTTCCTAAAGGGAGCCAGCCAAAAATCCTAAGCTTTTCACAAAATATGACCAATTttgtttcttttaaaaatactcgcATTGATATCAAGCACCATTGAAAGCTATTTTTAAAACTTTCAAAGCACCTGATGCACAGGGATGTGTGAAATTGTAGACTCTGGTGATGAACTCCTTAATGCTTCTGCAAGATTGATGCAAACAGCCAAGCACTGAAATGGATCTTCTGCACCTAaccaccatcttcttccttccaacggTCTATCTGCCGAGTCAAATATGTCATCCAAGTGGTTCTCAGTAAATGCTATCCGGCCATCATATGATAGCTTATCCACACCACCAGCATACAAATTTGCCAAATGTATCTTCAGCCAGTGCAAGCCTGATTTTCCCAATGGACGCCCCTCCGCAAACTCTAAGATTCCTCGGCATAAATCCGAACCAAGATGATTTAGATATGGGTGCATAGGATATGCACGGCCTCTAAAGTCTAGGTTGTGTGGATAGTAGAAGCCCTCCTCATCTTTCATTTTCCTGGCTACCTGCTCTCAAATAAAAACAGTTGGTGTAGTATATAACTTCAGGCCTCTAACATAAAGAACTATGATATTGCAATGGCATCAAGATGAAACTCCTTACAGCAAGTTTGATTTCCACATCACATCGCTGAGAATGCCTTTCACTATTTTCCTTCTTCACTGCTTTTAGTTTCCACTTCCACTTTCTTATTTCAGCACCATCTTCAGTTTCTGGTTTCTCTGGGAGTGGATTCTACAATGCAGAAAGATCAGAGAAAAATGATTGGATATCAAGAAAATAAGTACCAAGCTACCAAAATGGCCTTAAGTCAAATCAAAAGTATATTAGAGTAGCAAAGATTTAGATTAACTATGGAACATTACATTAAACAAAAAATAGATTCAACTCACATCATCACGATCAACCAAGTTGGCAAGACGACCGCCGCTAGACCATATTCTGTCTACAATATTAAGTACTCTTTTGTTGACCCTCCATTTGGTATTGCCAAGTGTATCCAGGGCCTAgagaatattaaatattaattcaaaaaatgAATTAACAGCCACAACATAATTAACTTTCAATTAGAAACATGAGCAAAGCCTGAATGGTGCTAAATTAGGTTACTGACTTGAATTGCAGGCACCATGTAACTATAAGAAAGTGCCAAAATTCCGAAGTTTTTAGAACGATCCCAATTAACAGCCACAACATAATTAACTTTCAATTAGAAACATGAGCAAAGCCTGAATGGTGCTAAATTAGGTTACTGACTTGAATTGCAGGCAACATGTAACTATAAGAAAGTGCCAAAATTCCAAAGTTTTTAGAACGCATGGATCGCATTATGCATATGCTGATGCAGATGGAGGAAAAACAATAGAAATGTGAAAATGCAATACCTTTATGACTGCATAATCAAATACACTAAATATGAATTCATATCAGTAGGCATAAGTTATGCACCCAAAGCAGAAAAAATATACAGAGATGATCTACAGGCTTGAAAAAGATTACACAGATGCAGAAAAACAGCTGCGGTATAGACATAAATTTCACTTACATACCATTCAACAGAAGAATGAAAATGCAAGATCTCCTCCAAAGAATCAGGAGggggaaaaaaatcaagaaacacTATCAGGAAATTGTGAATACAAAGTACCACTCTAAATTTTGCTTAGTAATGAAAGATGATGCAATCAATGTAAAATGGCAAACCTCAAAAACCAACTGCATTTGTTCCCTTGGAGCCCTTTTAACTGCTGCACGTTGCTGTCTTGATCCATGGGTACGCATGACATATGATGGTAAAAACAAATGTGCTCCTTTGTCATATCTGTCAATGATTTAACAGTAATACTGtagaaaaatatataaacatatcgtatatacattatatatacatgtatgacaATCATGCCCCTAGACCAAATCCACTAGAAGTCGATGGCATGGGATAGTATCAAACTGCTATTGCTAATTTCTTGTGAATACTAGTGAGATATCTTACTTATCATTTTGCCAACAACTGTAGCATAGTTGGTTGGCATCTTACTCCCAAGGGCTTGACCTTCAGCGGGTCCAGGGTTCAAATCCTGGGTGattctctaaaaaaaatcttgCATATCATTTTATTAAAGCACTAAATGATAAATTAGAATGATTATTTTTACACATGATAATTATTAACTCAAAATCAACATTAATTTGGGGAAGAGGGATGCAATGACTTACTAGAACTTTAGTAATTACTACAACAATCTAGAATAACATCTGTTAAAAAGCTTACAAGCAACTAAGTTGTACTTGGAGTTGATAAAAAGGTAAGGACAAATTCCTTGGGATGTCATACCTTTGCCAACTTATAGGGGGAACTAACATTGGCATATAAGGGATCACCATATGTCTTGCCTGCCAAATAACCAGCAATTTCTAAGACTCACTCCCAAGCAAGCATTGTCAAAGAGTAAACGatgtataaaataatatacaactAGGTTGGAAAGAGTATGTCCTTACAGTTCTATCTAGCCCTTGTCGGACTAATGGATCGCACTCGATAAACCCATATCTTCTGCTGATCTTCCTGTTAACGATGAAACATCAGCATGTTATACAAAAAACAGCCAACTACTTAGAACTACGAATTCCAATTATGCCAATTGCATACTTTTGTTCCTTTTGGACATTTCTGAGGTAGTGCCTAAATGCAGGGCGAATGTCAGGTGGACTATCAGCTAGCTGATTAATAGGAGGCTGTATATAAGCTGTTTCCACCAATAATTCTATCAATCGGCTCCCAACCTAATTAATAATAACAATGATAAAAAATAGTGGGCATATTTAATGTGCAAGAACggaagaaaaagcaaaagaaaaaattgataagtAGCTGCAAAAGATTACACAACCTTAGCCTGAGTATCCTGACCCCATGGCTTGGAATCATCTTGTCCTTTTACTATTTTTCTTACTTGTTGCAGCTTTTGCTTTTTCATCAAATTTGTAACCCTTTTCCTTAGAAGCTCTTGCTCTTTAGTTATATTATCAACTTCTGCACTTCCACTCTTCTTATCGATGTtggtctttttctttgatttttccaaAAACCTGTGGATCTTAACCTGATTCACACCAACAGCACAGCTATAAAATGTATATATGCCTTACACTAGAACAATCAATAACAAAGCATCGCAATATTCCAAAAGAGACAATAAATGTGACATAAGGTGAAAGTAGAGTCATACCTAGAACAAGAACAAACCAAGAAATATAACCAAGAAAAGTTCAGCCAAGCAATAAATAGATATCTATGCTCAAAATATTCAAAAGCTATATAAACTTCAGAGATTAGATCCAACTACACAAAGGCTCACATACTCTGTGATCTTGCAAGCTTCTTTTAATCAATAACTTTCTGAAGGTTCCTAGCATAAGTTGACTAGTCTATGAACTATTAAATAAACATAAATAAAAAATCCTACCTCCAGGACTAAGACAAAGCACAATCCACAACAAGAAAATTGAACACTTGTTCATGTTCaaagtcttgtattttttttttttaccaaccTCAAGAAATTAATGATACATGTTTTGCCAGTGGTCATTGATATATTCAATATGGAGAAGATATTCAAGTAGTCATCACTTATCATGCATACATAATTGTAGATTTAGTAAAATGAAGACACAAATTCCTGCAACTAAAAAGAAGAAGAGTGAACCATCTATTCAAATTTTCCAAGTGGGGGAAGTAGGTAACACAATTTTTTTGGCTCGTTATTCTTAAAATGTTAAAcatgcaaaaataaaaaataaaaaaaagactaAGTTGTTTCCCTTGCCTCAAGAACGAGTCCTGCATCTCAATCTTCGCAATTCCAGAAATTTGAAAGGTCCAATATTAAGAAAATAAACAGTATAACTAAAAACAACACAAGACATGATTATTCAAAGAAAATTACATCAAGTAAATCTTACTTACCTCCTGCTCAATGGCTGAACCAACCTGGCATGCAGCCTGCACCACGAGAACACTCCCATTACTGCCGCTAGTCATCAGTAGGCTCATCAGCTTGTGCATAGTAATCACTGCCATCATGTCTGCTGGAAGCTGACCAATGTACGGCCCATATGCCGCTCGATTCCTCACCTCCCTGCATTTTTCCTGCTCCGCAGCAATTTTGTCCCTAAATGGCTCGAACCAACCCAAAAGCAAAGATTTCACATATGGCAAGTTCGGTGCGAGCTTTTGCTCACACATGTCCTGCAAAAGCTCTTTGTACTCCTTAGCTGCTTGCTCCCAAGCTTCAGTCTCTATCTTTATTTGCCTCTGCCGGAGCTTTGCATACTTTTTGGCCCCCATTCCACTCACTTTCTTCGGCTCCTCTCGCTGCGCCTTCTGAGGAAGCTTTTCCGAACGATCACTTAGTTTCCAATCTTCAGCCACCTCAACTGTGCTCGTCTCTTCCAGGAGGCTTTGGATCTCTTCGATCGAGGAGGCTTCTTCATCCAAGTCGGTAGAAGCAACAGCTTCGGCAACATCAGCAAACCCCCTGGAATTTGCCAAGAAACCAGAAAGCTTCCCGATTGGGCAGTTCGAGTACCCAACCGACGGCCAGAGTTCTCCATTGTGGTGAGGACCAATATCACAAAACCGAGAATTGAAAGGCGGTCTGAGGTCCAAGATCCGATTTTTCTCCCACAAGAAGGAATCTTGGGTGAAACCCAGGAAACTGGAGATGGGCCGGAGAGCAGAGAGCGAACGACCTGCAGAAAAGCGTAGATTTTTCGAGGAATTTGACGCTGTTTGCGCGAAAATTCTCCACATATCGCTGGATTTGAGTGGGAAATGGTCGGTTTCTTTGGGAATTTGATAAGAGGGGCGGGGTTTGGGGGAATCGACTGGTGGAAAGATGAGGGTCAGGTTACAGTTCATTAAAATTCGAATCTTGAAGGCTAATGAGGAGAGGCATTGGGAGAGTCGAGCTCATGTGatcagagaagaaagaagaagtttgggagaaaaaaattgaaaaaaatagaaatatacaAAAGAGGGGAATGGATTGGTACTCGCCCTTCTAAACCCCTTCTAAACCCCGCATCGTTTATTTCACACGAACTTGAGCACGAGAGCATGTGATAGGAGGAGAAGTGGACGTCCGTGATTCGTTATCAGGTCGGAGATATTTTGTACTACTGACTGACTTGTTAACCACGCTCCCGATTTTTTGTTCTCAACACCTTTTGTTTCTCTTTCCGATGGCAAGAACATGAAGGAGATGGATGTATTATTATTAAAGATCAGGGTATCTACATGACGATTGGCAACAGGATGCCGACTTTAGGCTGAAACAATGACGAATGTTTAATCACGCGATAGGTGGCGGCGAAGGCTGTGACCGTAACATGATAATCGCATTCCTGATGTTTTCTAGTTCCATTTGTTCCTCCTCTCAACAGGTATTCATCGATGGCCAGCGACCGGCGCGTACTTATCGATGGGTGGTGACCAGCGAACACCACGAGGGTTCATTTAGCAGTTTAGGCAGAAATTAATTAAGTATGCAATTTAGG
Above is a genomic segment from Elaeis guineensis isolate ETL-2024a chromosome 1, EG11, whole genome shotgun sequence containing:
- the LOC105061090 gene encoding DNA-directed RNA polymerase 2B, chloroplastic/mitochondrial isoform X1, with amino-acid sequence MNCNLTLIFPPVDSPKPRPSYQIPKETDHFPLKSSDMWRIFAQTASNSSKNLRFSAGRSLSALRPISSFLGFTQDSFLWEKNRILDLRPPFNSRFCDIGPHHNGELWPSVGYSNCPIGKLSGFLANSRGFADVAEAVASTDLDEEASSIEEIQSLLEETSTVEVAEDWKLSDRSEKLPQKAQREEPKKVSGMGAKKYAKLRQRQIKIETEAWEQAAKEYKELLQDMCEQKLAPNLPYVKSLLLGWFEPFRDKIAAEQEKCREVRNRAAYGPYIGQLPADMMAVITMHKLMSLLMTSGSNGSVLVVQAACQVGSAIEQEVKIHRFLEKSKKKTNIDKKSGSAEVDNITKEQELLRKRVTNLMKKQKLQQVRKIVKGQDDSKPWGQDTQAKVGSRLIELLVETAYIQPPINQLADSPPDIRPAFRHYLRNVQKEQKKISRRYGFIECDPLVRQGLDRTARHMVIPYMPMLVPPISWQRYDKGAHLFLPSYVMRTHGSRQQRAAVKRAPREQMQLVFEALDTLGNTKWRVNKRVLNIVDRIWSSGGRLANLVDRDDNPLPEKPETEDGAEIRKWKWKLKAVKKENSERHSQRCDVEIKLAVARKMKDEEGFYYPHNLDFRGRAYPMHPYLNHLGSDLCRGILEFAEGRPLGKSGLHWLKIHLANLYAGGVDKLSYDGRIAFTENHLDDIFDSADRPLEGRRWWLGAEDPFQCLAVCINLAEALRSSSPESTISHIPVHQDGSCNGLQHYAALGRDKLGAISVNLVAGEKPADVYSGIAARVREIMQKDAQKDPAMDPNASHARLLINQVDRKLVKQTVMTSVYGVTYVGAREQIKRRLKERGAITDDLESFRASCYAAKTTLTALGEMFQAARSIMCWLGDCAKVIASENQAVRWTTPLGLPVVQPYRKLGRHIIKTSLQVLSLQRETDKIMVKRQRTAFPPNFVHSLDGSHMMMTAVACKRAGLNFAGCLFSAGVHDSYWTHACDVDEMNRILRDKFVELYEIPILENLRESFQQSFPSLGFPPLPERGDFDLKDVLESTYFFN
- the LOC105061090 gene encoding DNA-directed RNA polymerase 2B, chloroplastic/mitochondrial isoform X2, producing MNCNLTLIFPPVDSPKPRPSYQIPKETDHFPLKSSDMWRIFAQTASNSSKNLRFSAGRSLSALRPISSFLGFTQDSFLWEKNRILDLRPPFNSRFCDIGPHHNGELWPSVGYSNCPIGKLSGFLANSRGFADVAEAVASTDLDEEASSIEEIQSLLEETSTVEVAEDWKLSDRSEKLPQKAQREEPKKVSGMGAKKYAKLRQRQIKIETEAWEQAAKEYKELLQDMCEQKLAPNLPYVKSLLLGWFEPFRDKIAAEQEKCREVRNRAAYGPYIGQLPADMMAVITMHKLMSLLMTSGSNGSVLVVQAACQVGSAIEQEVKIHRFLEKSKKKTNIDKKSGSAEVDNITKEQELLRKRVTNLMKKQKLQQVRKIVKGQDDSKPWGQDTQAKVGSRLIELLVETAYIQPPINQLADSPPDIRPAFRHYLRNVQKEQKKISRRYGFIECDPLVRQGLDRTARHMVIPYMPMLVPPISWQRYDKGAHLFLPSYVMRTHGSRQQRAAVKRAPREQMQLVFEALDTLGNTKWRVNKRVLNIVDRIWSSGGRLANLVDRDDNPLPEKPETEDGAEIRKWKWKLKAVKKENSERHSQRCDVEIKLAVARKMKDEEGFYYPHNLDFRGRAYPMHPYLNHLGSDLCRGILEFAEGRPLGKSGLHWLKIHLANLYAGGVDKLSYDGRIAFTENHLDDIFDSADRPLEGRRWWLGAEDPFQCLAVCINLAEALRSSSPESTISHIPVHQDGSCNGLQHYAALGRDKLGAISVNLVAGEKPADVYSGIAARVREIMQKDAQKDPAMDPNASHARLLINQVDRKLVKQTVMTSVYGVTYVGAREQIKRRLKERGAITDDLESFRASCYAAKTTLTALGEMFQAARSIMCWLGDCAKVIASENQAVRWTTPLGLPVVQPYRKLGRHIIKTSLQVLSLQRETDKIMVKRQRTAFPPNFVHSLDGSHMMMTAVACKRAGLNFAGVHDSYWTHACDVDEMNRILRDKFVELYEIPILENLRESFQQSFPSLGFPPLPERGDFDLKDVLESTYFFN